The genomic window GATATTATGGTGTACGGTGTAGATGTTATAGCGCTACGCGCAGGCACTCAGGCACTCAGGCACTCAGGCAAAAGCTAGACTGCGGTGCGTATCCGAAGGATCTCGCGAACGCGAGTCCCGCGCCGGAAACCGGCGCCAAGGAACGTCGACCAAGCTAGGGAACGCGCACCAAGACAGTAATGGGTTTCATAATTTGAAAATGTCAAACACCTTAGCTTGTACTGCTATCTTATTCCTATATATTATACCCCCCTCTCCCCTCTCCCTGTTTTTACTTATTTACTTCTAATAACCGAGAAGTCAAGAAACGATTAAGCCATGTTTCTAGATAGACTCGATTGGCTTTTTTCTCTTCTAGATTTTGGGTATTTAAAGAATAGGGGGCTAAACCTTGAATCGCTGCAGAAGTAACACAAAACATCGATTTTTGGAAACTCTCGCAGATTTGAATCAATAAATCATCTTCTTGACGCAATCCTTGACGATAAACTTGATGAAGGTATTCAGGAAGAAAATGGCGCATATCCTGCATTAATAAAGTAGGAGGAATTCCCGCGCTACCAACAGGGAGAGGATCTGCGTATAAAGCGCCATAGGTAAACATTTCTTGGTCGTGGGGAATCTGATAAGCTTGTGCATTATAAGAAACAGTACCCATAAAAGGTCCACCACGGAAAAAGATCGCTTCTACATAGGGTATAGCGGTATCGGCTAAAAAAGTTAAACCAACTTCAGGGGGGATAATGGGATAAACCTGATCTTTGATGGTTACTTGATAGGTGATAGGGTTATTAGCGTTAGTTACTAATCCTTCTCGAATATGTCCAACCACATCAGGGATAGTTTTAATTTCCCCATTGTCATAGCGATCGCTCAAACTCAAGAAAATATCACTCATTACCCGCCAAAACTGACCTAAAGCGCTGTAATAACACATTTGGCGCATTAATTCGCTTAAAAACTCAGGGTAAACCTTATTTAAGCCCAAAATAAACCAATTATATTTAAATTTAGCCTGAATTAACTTATTTACTCTCTGACTAAACTCGGGAGAATCCAGATAAGTATCTAAACCACCGCCTCCGTGCCACATCATATATTTCATGCAGTACTCAGCGTACTCATAGTTAAGGCGATCGTGAAACCAATGTTTAAATAGCTTATTGAGAGTAACTTCCCCATTAAAGTATTTAAAGAAAGGAAAAAAGACCAAAAACTGATGATTAGCTATATAACAAAGGTTAATAGAATAAGCGTCTAAAACCACCCCATAACTTTTGAGGATACCTACTACCTCTAAAACATTATCAGGCGAATCTGCTAATAAAGCTAAACCAGACTCAAAACGATTGACGTATTCAGCTAAAGGGTGTTTTGAAGGTTCTAAATCTATACTTAACATGATTTTTTAAAGTTTTGTAGTAATAAGAGGGAGAGAGGGGGAGACGGGGGGAGGGGGAGAGTGGGAGAGTGGGAGTATAATATATAGAGATAATAACACCCAATTGCGCTACATCTTACAACTAATCGCGCTACACCCTAACCCCTAAAACCTAACTCCGAACTCCCAATTATGGCTGTATCTGGATTAATCAAAGCATTAGTTTGAGCTTCACTCCAACGTAACATCCAACCAGGTTGAATACCCCAGATAAAGATAAGCAACATCAAAGCAAAATGAGGTAAATGTTTCCCTAACTCTATTGTA from Gloeocapsa sp. DLM2.Bin57 includes these protein-coding regions:
- a CDS encoding CO2 hydration protein, which encodes MLSIDLEPSKHPLAEYVNRFESGLALLADSPDNVLEVVGILKSYGVVLDAYSINLCYIANHQFLVFFPFFKYFNGEVTLNKLFKHWFHDRLNYEYAEYCMKYMMWHGGGGLDTYLDSPEFSQRVNKLIQAKFKYNWFILGLNKVYPEFLSELMRQMCYYSALGQFWRVMSDIFLSLSDRYDNGEIKTIPDVVGHIREGLVTNANNPITYQVTIKDQVYPIIPPEVGLTFLADTAIPYVEAIFFRGGPFMGTVSYNAQAYQIPHDQEMFTYGALYADPLPVGSAGIPPTLLMQDMRHFLPEYLHQVYRQGLRQEDDLLIQICESFQKSMFCVTSAAIQGLAPYSLNTQNLEEKKANRVYLETWLNRFLTSRLLEVNK